The following are from one region of the Salvia hispanica cultivar TCC Black 2014 chromosome 1, UniMelb_Shisp_WGS_1.0, whole genome shotgun sequence genome:
- the LOC125200766 gene encoding protein SWEETIE gives MARNYARENMELSRLSVLVAQLESIVASAAHKPPDALLCFDLLSDLISAIEEESKDSVLQWQRKCEDTLYSLLVLGARRPVRHLASVAMANIILKGDSISIYSRASSLQGFLSDGKRSEAQKVAGASQCLGILYRYFGRRIVSGLLETTTIVSKLLKFNEDFVRQEALRMLHNALEGSDGSAASAAYTEAFRVIMRVGVGDKSPRVKIAAARCLKAFANIGGPGLGIGELENCLSYCVKALEDPVKPVRDAFADALGALLALGMNPDAQVQPKGKGTTPKKLEGGLQKHLAVPFSKVSGPRLKDVRIGISLSWVCFLQAMCLKYLHPDSELQNYAVLVMDMLRSDTSVDAQALACVLYIVRVGMIDQMSEPIQRGFSVFLAKQLLSSDSTPSMRVAALRTLSYVLKTLGEVPHEFKEVLDDTVVAALSHNSALVRVEAALTIRMLAEVDPSCVGGLISYAMTMLSAARENVSFQKVSNFKRELDSLHGLAAVLASLVSTSPKLPLGYPTRLPKSILDVCKKMLMKSSRNPIAASVEKEAGWNLLSSLLTSVSKEELHDQVFDILALWASTFSVNTKNPMNQVQDRTSEIGVWSAAIDALMSCIKCFLSSDPVDTILLQPVLLYLNGALSIVSQLAGKERGGVSSSMDVFIVRVLSAYQALSDPSLYESDHASIIQICTTPFREASRCDESSCLRMLLDKRDAWLGPWTPGRDWFEDELRSFQGGKDGVLTCVWENEPPSFPQPETISKMLVNQMLLSFGTMFASQDSRGMLSFLGMIDQCLKAGKRQSWHAASVTNICVGLLAGLKTLLAQRSEPLGMEILTATQSIFQSILAEGDICASQRRASSEGLGLLARLGNDTFTARLTKQLLGDVTGNVDSHYSGSIALALGCIHCSAGGMALSSLVPNTVNVVSSLAKSSISSLQIWSLHGLLLTIEAAGLSYVSQVQATLGLAMEIILSEGSGWVDLQQAVGRLINAIVAVTGPELAPGSVFFSRCKSAVAEISSSQETATLLESVRFTQQLVLFAPQAVPVHSHVLTLLPTLSSRQPTLRHLALSTLRHLIEKDPVSIIDEQMEETLFYMLDEETDPEIGNLARSTIMRLLHASCPSRPSRWLSICRKMILSTSRHNTGNSNNTTNDSTGMDGERTLSVGDDDESMVSSSKPSPNRGHAFDYSSPNFSRDKHLRYRTRVFAAECLNHLPEAVGDNPAHFDLSLARAQHAKGHLSGDWLVLQLQEIISLAYQISTIQLEKMRPIGVTLLCTVMDKFAAIPDPELPDHLLVEQYQAQLVSAVRSALDSLSGPILLEAGLQLATKMLTSGIISRDQVAVKRIFSLISRPLDDFNDLFYPSYAEWVSCKIKVRLLTVYASLKCYMFASLKEQGDEISDEYLALLPLFAKSSSTLGTYWLSFLKDYNIVHFHLRVDNWEPFLDGIQSSVVSAELHPCLEEAWPVILQALVLDAVPANSDLIESPPTDRMENIHTSGHSMVEFQIDDFNFLWGFLLLILFQEQDVTPRDNIIPVCQIKSNFSSKVLADDSSSSSSLKNIFSSVFQFMSTKSFFSSGYLSLDVCTELLKVFSYLVFGEDRWDHLAVFFLSQVIQNCPNEFLLLESFTYLATELCLTSLFKVLLSCDGTCQKPSGWEKDISVALNAASTLLVRSEAKMQLKLSLPFLLIAYKCIGEASTEMALSRMTYFSQTITSSLKKLGLSELEADGVTHFVSITRASVEATVSLTNDCVQAIHQLEEKRSNLRKLLLLKLAYSVEQLFTYAALVCTFEGPGERQEMNPVFYRVLHRSIECTRAVLTDPDIQIQAVVLQVVKVMLQKRIGAESDPFLIFYLGELVGDIFVILHNILENPINREAVAIAGECLKFLMLLQTVSKESDYEKGIIHLILESVLMIFATSDSSLSPEAHDLQSIAVKLVAQLAQTPSSASSVKDILLAMPATRRQQLQDIIRASVVQDKNPQPMASTGPPLVIKLPSQTPQIVMKNPVPLADPPEESNNSSAEDEDEEDDWDTFQSFPASGNETAPALERSPSISGDETAPALERSPSITGDDSAPALERSPSIAGDDTAPALERSPSISGNNSGENSDDQGHSPSTKEVSNTEDHEFGEAASTSYIADGNDQIENSQRPQDGSSNHQQSAEVFPGADEVLPNIQSDQLENQHTSPSVKSPNKEDNQTVLDVQCIDSTDSYDNASDEHRLGTSLTLEQGSQPTELSADNDEPSIEHPLEENNNIDQNISVVSTDDSEDASAVEESNSGHHEKTSNLYEQPSSPPNDSENGSTMLARE, from the exons GTGCTTCCCAATGCTTGGGAATATTGTATAGGTACTTCGGGAGACGAATTGTTTCTGGACTACTGGAAACAACTACTATTGTTTCAAAGTTACTAAAGTTTAATGAG GATTTTGTGAGGCAAGAGGCTCTGCGCATGCTTCACAATGCTTTGGAGGGATCTGATGGTAGTGCTGCTTCTGCAGCTTATACAGAGGCTTTTCGTGTAATTATGCGGGTAGGAGTTGGGGACAAGTCTCCGCGTGTCAAAATAGCTGCTGCAAGATGTCTTAAGGCTTTTGCAAATATTGGAGGACCAGGGTTGGGGATTGGAGAACTTGAAAATTGCTTGTCTTATTGTGTCAAG GCTCTTGAGGATCCTGTGAAACCTGTAAGAGATGCCTTTGCTGACGCTCTAGGAGCATTGCTGGCTCTTGGAATGAATCCTGATGCACAG GTACAACCAAAGGGAAAGGGTACTACTCCTAAGAAGCTAGAAGGGGGCTTACAGAAGCACTTAGCAGTCCCATTTTCCAAAG TCAGTGGACCTCGTCTGAAGGATGTACGTATTGGCATTTCCTTGTCATGGGTATGCTTTTTACAG GCTATGTGTTTAAAGTACCTACATCCTGATAGTGAGCTACAAAACTATGCTGTGCTGGTCATGGATATGCTCCGTTCGGATACATCTGTTGATGCTCAAGCACTG GCTTGTGTGCTGTATATTGTGCGAGTTGGTATGATAGATCAAATGAGCGAACCAATTCAGAGAGGCTTTTCAGTTTTTCTGGCGAAGCAG CTTTTGTCTTCAGATTCCACCCCATCCATGAGAGTTGCTGCTTTACGAACTCTGTCATATGTGCTGAAAACACTTGGCGAG GTTCCACACGAATTCAAGGAAGTTCTTGATGACACAGTTGTTGCAGCGTTGTCCCATAATTCAGCATTG GTAAGAGTTGAAGCTGCCTTGACCATTCGTATGCTGGCTGAAGTTGATCCTTCTTGTGTTGGTGGCTTGATATCTTATGCAATGACAATGCTTAGTGCAGCAagagaaaatgtttcatttcagAAG GTATCCAACTTTAAAAGGGAGCTTGACTCGCTGCATGGGCTAGCAGCAGTTTTGGCTTCATTAGTGTCCACTTCACCAAAGTTACCACTTGGATATCCAACCAG GTTGCCCAAATCTATCCTTGATGTTTGCAAGAAGATGCTGATGAAATCCAGCAGGAACCCTATAGCAGCTTCTGTAGAAAAAGAAGCTGGGTGGAACCTTCTATCGTCACTATTGACTTCTGTGTCAAAAGAG GAGCTTCATGACCAAGTTTTTGACATTCTTGCCTTATGGGCTTCCACATTCAGTGTAAATACTAAAAATCCAATGAACCAAGTTCAAGATCGCACATCAGAAATAGG AGTGTGGTCTGCTGCCATTGATGCTCTTATGTCATGcataaaatgttttctttcttctgaTCCTGTGGATACAATATTGCTGCAACCTGTTCTTCTATACCTCAACGG AGCATTGTCCATTGTATCCCAGTTAGCAGGCAAAGAACGAGGTGGAGTAAGTTCTTCAATGGACGTATTTATTGTTAGGGTGTTGTCAGCCTATCAAGCACTCTCAGATCCATCCTTATATGAAAGTGATCATGCATCAATTATTCAGATATGCACTACCCCTTTTAG GGAAGCGTCCAGATGTGATGAAAGCTCTTGTCTGAGGATGTTGTTAGACAAGAGAGATGCCTGGTTAGGTCCTTGGACTCCTGGAAG AGATTGGTTTGAAGATGAACTTCGTTCATTTCAAGGGGGCAAAGATGGTGTACTGACATGTGTTTGGGAAAATGAGCCTCCTAGTTTTCCCCAG CCTGAGACCATAAGCAAGATGCTGGTCAATCAGATGCTTCTGTCCTTCGGAACCATGTTTGCTTCTCAG GATAGTAGAGGGATGCTCTCCTTTCTTGGCATGATTGATCAATGTCTGAAAGCTGGAAAAAGACAGTCTTGGCATGCAGCCAGTGTCACCAATATTTGTGTGGGGTTACTGGCTGGACTCAAG ACATTGCTTGCTCAACGCTCTGAACCCCTGGGGATGGAGATACTGACTGCTACTCAGTCAATTTTTCAg AGTATTTTAGCAGAAGGTGACATTTGTGCATCACAACGAAGAGCATCATCAGAAGGGCTTGGTTTATTAGCACGGCTAGGAAATGATACATTTACTGCCAGATTG ACAAAACAACTTCTTGGTGATGTGACCGGCAATGTAGATTCTCACTATTCTGGATCAATTGCTCTCGCTCTTGGTTGCATACATTGCAG TGCAGGAGGAATGGCCTTGTCAAGTTTGGTTCCTAACACGGTCAATGTTGTCTCATCGCTTGCTAAAAGTTCAATATCAAGTTTACAGATCTGGTCCTTGCATGGACTTCTTTTGACCATTGAAGCAGCCGGCTTGTCTTATGTGTCCCAGGTTCAG GCAACACTTGGCCTGGCaatggaaattattttatcagaGGGGAGTGGTTGGGTTGACCTGCAGCAGGCAGTGGGCCGCCTAATTAATGCTATAGTTGCAGTCACAGGTCCCGAGCTTGCCCCTGGGAGTGTATTTTTTTCTCGCTGCAAG TCAGCTGTTGCAGAGATCAGCTCCTCCCAAGAGACCGCAACACTTCTCGA GAGTGTCCGCTTCACACAACAACTCGTTCTTTTTGCACCTCAAGCAGTTCCTGTACATTCTCATGTGCTGACTCTCCTTCCAACTTTATCCTCAAGACAG CCGACTTTGAGACATCTAGCTTTGTCCACACTGCGACACCTAATAGAAAAGGATCCG GTGTCCATAATTGATGAACAAATGGAAGAAACTTTGTTCTACATGTTGGATGAGGAAACTGACCCAGA GATTGGCAATTTAGCTCGTAGTACGATTATGAGATTACTCCATGCATCATGCCCTTCACGTCCATCCCGTTGGTTGTCAATATGCCGCAAGATG ATTCTTTCTACATCAAGACATAATACAGGCAATAGCAACAATACAACGAATGATTCAACTGGTATGGATGGTGAAAGAACCTTGAGTGTTGGGGATGATGATGAGAGCATGGTCTCTAGCTCCAAACCATCTCCAAATCGTGGCCATGCCTTTGACTATTCTAGCCCCAACTTTTCAAGGGATAAGCACCTCAGATATCGAACAAGAGTTTTCGCTGCTGA GTGCTTGAATCATCTTCCTGAAGCTGTTGGTGACAATCCTGCTCACTTTGACCTCTCTTTGGCGAGGGCACAACATGCTAAGGGGCATCTTTCAGGAGACTGGCTGGTTCTTCAATTGCAGGAGATCATTTCTCTTGCTTATCAG ATAAGTACCATCCAGTTAGAGAAAATGCGGCCAATCGGTGTTACACTTCTGTGTACAGTAATGGATAAG TTTGCAGCAATTCCGGACCCTGAGCTCCCCGATCACCTCCTTGTGGAACAGTACCAG GCCCAACTGGTGTCCGCTGTCCGAAGTGCTTTGGACTCATTATCAGGCCCAATTTTACTGGAAGCAGGCCTGCAATTAGCCACTAAG ATGCTAACTAGTGGAATTATTAGCCGAGATCAAGTTGCAGTCAAGAGAATATTTTCATTGATTTCACGCCCATTGGATGACTTCAATGATCTTTTCTATCCATCATATGCCGAATGGGTGTCATGCAAG ATAAAAGTCAGGCTTCTCACGGTCTATGCATCTCTTAAATGTTACATGTTTGCATCCTTAAAGGAACAAGGTGATGAAATTTCCGATGAGTATCTAGCTCTGTTGCCGCTGTTCGCTAAGAGTTCAAGCACTCTAGGAACATATTGGCTTTCCTTTTTAAAGGACTACAACATTGTTCATTTCCACCTACGTGTGGATAAT TGGGAGCCATTTCTTGATGGAATCCAATCATCAGTTGTATCAGCTGAGCTGCACCCATGTCTAGAAGAAGCTTGGCCTGTAATTCTACAAGCACTGGTGTTGGACGCAGTTCCTGCAAATTCTGATTTGATTGAATCTCCTCCAACAGATAGAATGGAAAATATTCATACGTCTGGACACAGCATGGTGGAGTTTCAGATTGATGATTTCAACTTTTTGTGGGGTTTCCTACTGCTGATTCTGTTTCAGGAGCAAGATGTTACACCCAGAGATAATATTATACCAGTTTGTcaaataaaatccaatttcAGCAGTAAAGTCTTAGCCGATGACTCCAGTTCGTCTTCAAGTTTGAAGAATATTTTCTCCTCTGTCTTTCAATTTATGTCCACCAAAAGTTTCTTCAGTTCTGGATATCTCAGTTTGGATGTGTGCACAGAATTACTGAAG GTATTCTCGTATCTAGTTTTTGGGGAAGATAGATGGGATCATCTTGCAGTCTTCTTTCTATCACAG GTTATTCAGAACTGTCCTAATGAGTTCCTTTTATTGGAGAGTTTCACTTATTTGGCAACAGAACTATGTCTAACTTCTCTCTTTAAAGTGCTATTAAG TTGTGATGGGACTTGTCAGAAACCGTCAGGCTGGGAAAAAGATATTTCTGTTGCACTTAATGCTGCTTCAACTCTATTAGTACGCTCTGAAGCTAAG ATGCAGCTAAAGTTATCGTTGCCCTTTCTCCTTATTGCTTACAAGTGCATCGGAGAAGCATCAACTGAGATGGCCCTTTCAAGAATGACCTACTTTAGCCAGACTATTACTTCTTCATTGAAAAAACTCG GACTATCTGAACTTGAGGCTGATGGCGTTACACACTTTGTATCAATAACCAGAGCTAGTGTAGAGGCAACAGTTAGTCTGACTAATGACTGTGTCCAAGCAATTCATCAACTAGAAGAGAAGAGGTCCAACCTGCGCAAGCTGCTGCTGTTGAAGCTTGCCTATTCAGTGGAACAGCTTTTTACTTATGCCGCTCTAGTTTGTACTTTCGAAGGTCCTGGAGAGAGACAAGAAATGAATCCTGTCTTTTATAGAGTTTTGCATCGTAGTATCGAGTGTACCCGAGCTGTGCTTACTGATCCTGACATACAG ATTCAAGCAGTTGTCTTGCAAGTTGTGAAGGTCATGCTGCAAAAAAGAATAGGTGCAGAATCTGAtcctttcttaattttctaCCTTGGGGAGCTTGTCGGCGATATATTTGTCATTCTCCACAACATTTTAGAG AACCCTATTAACAGAGAAGCAGTTGCTATTGCTGGGGAGTGTCTCAAATTTCTAATGCTTCTTCAGACAGTGTCAAAAGAGAGTGATTATGAGAAAGGCATAATACATCTTATTCTGGAATCTGTTCTGATGATATTTGCGACATCTGATAGCTCTCTTTCTCCG GAGGCTCATGATTTACAGAGCATTGCTGTTAAGCTTGTCGCACAACTTGCTCAAACTCCTAGTTCAGCATCTTCTGTAAAGGATATTCTTTTGGCAATGCCTGCTACGCGAAGACAGCAGCTTCAg GATATAATCCGTGCTTCTGTCGTCCAAGATAAGAACCCACAACCCATGGCATCCACTGGACCACCCCTAGTGATAAAGTTACCTTCACAGACTCCGCAAATTGTAATGAAGAATCCTGTTCCATTAGCAGATCCCCCAGAGGAGTCTAATAACAGTAGTGCGGAAGACGAAGATGAGGAAGATGATTGGGACACTTTCCAGTCTTTTCCAGCTTCAGGCAATGAAACTGCTCCAGCTCTGGAAAGATCCCCATCCATCTCAGGCGATGAAACTGCTCCAGCTCTGGAAAGATCCCCATCCATTACAGGCGATGATTCTGCTCCAGCTCTGGAAAGATCCCCATCCATCGCAGGCGACGATACTGCTCCAGCTCTGGAAAGATCCCCATCCATCTCAGGCAATAACAGTGGAGAAAACAGTGATGACCAAGGGCACTCTCCTAGCACTAAAGAGGTCTCCAACACTGAAGATCATGAATTTGGTGAAGCTGCAAGTACGTCTTATATAGCCGATGGTAACGATCAGATAGAAAATAGCCAGAGACCTCAAGATGGTTCTAGCAATCATCAGCAGTCTGCTGAGGTGTTTCCAGGTGCAGATGAAGTGCTGCCTAATATTCAGTCCGATCAACTTGAGAATCAACATACTTCACCTTCGGTGAAATCACCCAACAAGGAAGACAATCAAACTGTTTTGGATGTTCAATGTATAGATAGCACAGACTCATATGACAATGCGTCTGATGAGCATCGTTTGGGGACTTCTCTCACCTTAGAGCAAGGTAGTCAACCTACAGAATTATCAGCGGATAATGATGAGCCATCTATTGAGCATCCTCTTGAAGAGAACAATAACATTGACCAAAACATCTCAGTGGTCTCAACAGATGATTCTGAAGACGCATCTGCAGTAGAGGAATCTAATTCAGGGCATCATGAGAAAACGAGTAATCTATATGAGCAGCCCAGTTCGCCTCCTAATGATTCAGAAAACGGCAGCACCATGTTGGCAAGAGAGTAA
- the LOC125200767 gene encoding ubiquitin receptor RAD23d-like isoform X1, which translates to MKIFVKTLKGSQFAIEVKPNDSVADVKKNIETVQGSAVYPAAQQMLIYQGKVLKDETTVEHNEVAEGSFVVIMLSKNKSSQCGSSASAAPSNTVQPASGTPSAQPVAAASADPSTLAPQQSEPESASVPAPASVGDYDQAASNLVAGTNLEGTVQQILDMGGGSWDRDTVIRALRAAYNNPERAVEYLYSGIPEQAEVALVAQPPAGAQPVVTSIYDTQPAVPSGGPNANPLDLFPQGLPTMGSNAGAGSLDFLRNSQQFQTLRAVVQANPQILQPMLQELGKQNPQLVRLIQEHQADFLQLINEPVEEGEGNILGQLADAMPQAVTVTPEEGEAIARLEAMGFDRALVVDVFFACNKNEELAANYLLDHMHEFDD; encoded by the exons ATGAAGATTTTCGTTAAAACTCTCAAAGGCTCGCAGTTCGCGATCGAAGTGAAACCTAACGACTCC GTGGCAGATGTGAAGAAAAACATTGAAACAGTTCAGGGCTCTGCTGTCTACCCCGCAGCTCAGCAGATGCTTATCTACCAAGGGAAAGTTCTTAAGGATGAAACGACAGTAGAGCATAATGAAGTTGCTGAGGGAAGTTTTGTTGTGATTATGTTGTCCAAG AACAAGAGTTCGCAGTGTGGATCATCTGCATCTGCTGCCCCATCGAATACA GTGCAACCTGCAAGTGGCACTCCATCAGCACAACCAGTTGCAGCAGCGTCTGCAGATCCATCTACTCTTGCACC CCAACAATCAGAACCTGAATCTGCTTCTGTTCCTGCACCTGC CTCAGTAGGCGACTATGATCAAGCGGCATCCAATCTTGTAGCTGGAACTAACTTGGAGGGTACTGTTCAGCAGATACTAGATATGGGTGGAGGAAGCTGGGACCGAGATACTGTTATCCGTGCACTACGGGCTGCATATAATAATCCAGAGCGAGCTGTTGAATACCTCTATTCT GGTATTCCAGAGCAAGCAGAAGTTGCTCTTGTTGCGCAACCTCCTGCTGGTGCCCAGCCTGTGGTAACTTCAATCTATGATACACAACCAGCTGTACCATCCGGTGGACCAAATGCTAATCCTTTAGATCTTTTCCCACAG GGTCTCCCAACAATGGGCTCAAATGCAGGTGCTGGAAGCTTGGATTTTCTTCGCAATAGTCAACAG TTCCAAACCCTGCGAGCTGTTGTGCAGGCCAATCCTCAAATCTTGCAG CCTATGCTTCAAGAGCTGGGAAAGCAAAACCCTCAGCTGGTTCGGTTGATTCAGGAACATCAGGCTGACTTCCTACAGCTAATAAATGAACCTGTTGAGGAGGGGGAAGG GAACATATTAGGGCAACTTGCTGATGCAATGCCACAGGCTGTAACTGTTACACCAGAAGAGGGTGAAGCAATTGCACGT CTCGAGGCAATGGGTTTTGATCGTGCATTGGTAGTGGATGTATTCTTTGCCTGCAACAAAAATGAGGAGCTTGCGGCCAACTACCTATTAGACCACATGCACGAGTTTGATGActga
- the LOC125200767 gene encoding ubiquitin receptor RAD23d-like isoform X2: protein MKIFVKTLKGSQFAIEVKPNDSVADVKKNIETVQGSAVYPAAQQMLIYQGKVLKDETTVEHNEVAEGSFVVIMLSKVQPASGTPSAQPVAAASADPSTLAPQQSEPESASVPAPASVGDYDQAASNLVAGTNLEGTVQQILDMGGGSWDRDTVIRALRAAYNNPERAVEYLYSGIPEQAEVALVAQPPAGAQPVVTSIYDTQPAVPSGGPNANPLDLFPQGLPTMGSNAGAGSLDFLRNSQQFQTLRAVVQANPQILQPMLQELGKQNPQLVRLIQEHQADFLQLINEPVEEGEGNILGQLADAMPQAVTVTPEEGEAIARLEAMGFDRALVVDVFFACNKNEELAANYLLDHMHEFDD, encoded by the exons ATGAAGATTTTCGTTAAAACTCTCAAAGGCTCGCAGTTCGCGATCGAAGTGAAACCTAACGACTCC GTGGCAGATGTGAAGAAAAACATTGAAACAGTTCAGGGCTCTGCTGTCTACCCCGCAGCTCAGCAGATGCTTATCTACCAAGGGAAAGTTCTTAAGGATGAAACGACAGTAGAGCATAATGAAGTTGCTGAGGGAAGTTTTGTTGTGATTATGTTGTCCAAG GTGCAACCTGCAAGTGGCACTCCATCAGCACAACCAGTTGCAGCAGCGTCTGCAGATCCATCTACTCTTGCACC CCAACAATCAGAACCTGAATCTGCTTCTGTTCCTGCACCTGC CTCAGTAGGCGACTATGATCAAGCGGCATCCAATCTTGTAGCTGGAACTAACTTGGAGGGTACTGTTCAGCAGATACTAGATATGGGTGGAGGAAGCTGGGACCGAGATACTGTTATCCGTGCACTACGGGCTGCATATAATAATCCAGAGCGAGCTGTTGAATACCTCTATTCT GGTATTCCAGAGCAAGCAGAAGTTGCTCTTGTTGCGCAACCTCCTGCTGGTGCCCAGCCTGTGGTAACTTCAATCTATGATACACAACCAGCTGTACCATCCGGTGGACCAAATGCTAATCCTTTAGATCTTTTCCCACAG GGTCTCCCAACAATGGGCTCAAATGCAGGTGCTGGAAGCTTGGATTTTCTTCGCAATAGTCAACAG TTCCAAACCCTGCGAGCTGTTGTGCAGGCCAATCCTCAAATCTTGCAG CCTATGCTTCAAGAGCTGGGAAAGCAAAACCCTCAGCTGGTTCGGTTGATTCAGGAACATCAGGCTGACTTCCTACAGCTAATAAATGAACCTGTTGAGGAGGGGGAAGG GAACATATTAGGGCAACTTGCTGATGCAATGCCACAGGCTGTAACTGTTACACCAGAAGAGGGTGAAGCAATTGCACGT CTCGAGGCAATGGGTTTTGATCGTGCATTGGTAGTGGATGTATTCTTTGCCTGCAACAAAAATGAGGAGCTTGCGGCCAACTACCTATTAGACCACATGCACGAGTTTGATGActga
- the LOC125212126 gene encoding probable dolichyl pyrophosphate Man9GlcNAc2 alpha-1,3-glucosyltransferase, translating to MAIGKKKSNNSPQTISEPEIWSFITSQTSKSCFLFIALFAVFIRLAVALHPYSGANTPPIFGDYEAQRHWMEITINLPPKDWYRNSTVNDLKYWGLDYPPLTAYQSYFHGILLRFFDPPSVALSSSHGYESYIGKLLMRWTVLMSDLMIFFPAVLYFVTVYYSGNPDDKKSSKAWHILMILLNPCLILIDHGHFQYNCISLGLTTAAVAAILSNRDLVGSMLFCLALNHKQMSAYYAPAFFAYLLGKCLRRQRPIVEVLKLGLVVVGTFALIWCPYLNSVDAFLEVLSRLAPFERGIYEDYVANFWCTTSVAVKWKRLFTTQSLKLLSLVATVSTCLPSMIQLVWSPTKRGFLHSLLNCSFSFYLFSFQVHEKSILLPLLPASFLVVEEPFVFQWFIHSALLSMFPLLKRDNLVVPYAAMYGLFVLLYHAPGVRKDAGVSSSIPVILKLFASACSLVIHIVYITVTPPEKYPFLFEAVIMSLCFSQFVLILIYINLKQWAPSKISSEADTKKKRL from the exons ATGGCGATCGGAAAGAAGAAGAGTAACAACTCGCCTCAAACGATATCCGAACCCGAAATCTGGTCATTCATCACCTCCCAAACTTCAAAGTCATGCTTCCTCTTCATAGCCCTCTTCGCCGTCTTCATTCGCCTCGCCGTCGCACTCCACCCCTATTCCGGCGCCAACACGCCGCCGATCTTCGGCGATTACGAGGCGCAGCGCCACTGGATGGAGATTACCATCAATCTTCCACCTAAGGACTGGTACCGCAACAGCACCGTCAATGATCTCAAATATTGGGGACTCGATTACCCCCCTCTCACTGCTTACCAGAGTTACTTCCATGGCATTTTGCTGAGGTTCTTCGATCCACCATCGGTGGCTCTTTCGAGCTCTCACGGATACGAATCCTACATTGG GAAGCTGTTGATGAGGTGGACGGTTCTGATGTCTGATTTGATGATATTCTTTCCTGCAGTGCTTTATTTTGTAACTGTGTATTACTCTGGGAATCCTGATGACAAAAAGAGCAGTAAGGCTTGGCACATTTTGATGATTCTGTTGAATCCGTGTCTCATTTTGATTGATCATGGCCATTTTCAG TACAATTGTATTAGTTTGGGGCTAACTACTGCAGCTGTTGCGGCAATTTTGTCAAATAGAGACCTTGTTGGCTCCATGCTATTTTGCCTTGCTCTTAATCACAAACAG ATGAGTGCGTATTATGCGCCTGCCTTTTTTGCTTATCTTTTGGGCAAGTGCTTGAGGCGCCAGCGTCCAATAGTTGAGGTTTTAAAACTAGGTTTGGTGGTTGTTGGGACCTTTGCTCTAATCTGGTGTCCATACCTTAATTCAGTGGATGCATTTTTGGAG GTTCTTTCTCGATTAGCTCCATTTGAGAGAGGTATATACGAGGATTATGTTGCAAACTTTTGGTGCACGACTTCAGTTGCCGTGAAATGGAAGAGATTGTTTACAACACAATCACTGAAACTTCTCAGTCTTGTTGCAACTGTTTCCACATGTCTTCCTTCCATGATCCAGCTTGTTTGGTCACCAACCAAACGTGGTTTTCTGCACAGTTTGCTAAACTGCTCATTCTCATTTTACCTATTCTCATTCCAAG TACATGAGAAATCCATCCTGCTTCCACTTCTGCCTGCAAGCTTCTTGGTTGTGGAAGAACCTTTTGTCTTCCAGTGGTTCATACACTCTGCCTTGCTCTCCATGTTCCCTCTTTTGAAGCGTGACAATTTGGTAGTTCCATATGCTGCTATGTATGGTCTTTTTGTCCTACTCTACCATGCGCCCGGTGTCAGGAAAGATGCAGGAGTGTCCAGCTCCATTCCAGTTATTCTGAAATTGTTTGCATCTGCTTGCTCTCTTGTCATTCATATCGTCTACATAACAGTTACCCCTCCAGAAAAATATCCTTTTCTCTTTGAAGCTGTGATTATGAGCTTATGTTTCTCTCAGTTTGTattgattttgatatatataaatctaaaACAGTGGGCACCATCTAAGATTTCAAGTGAGGCGGATACCAAAAAGAAGAGGCTCTGA